One window from the genome of Gimesia aquarii encodes:
- a CDS encoding DUF7670 domain-containing protein — protein sequence MRATNFVGWLGVALVTLAGSFWAFWGIIEAFHEGWCKPLLWMRLLQTAAYLSPAMFFCGFAVIGIRWPRAGAALFTLLGITITTLIVNDQSRISLAIVLCLTALPVLVGCLFLWGRPKPKKAAYLVALGIPVLTLIVSGAEPVIRVSTRVDDGDRGERFVKGQGVALLWAPAGPGWSREGGVSWSDAKERVRYLTKDGMSLAKEPQDLWRLPTREEVVCSLTRGNRNAGGTWDKALEQPRYERKPDKESPLWDSFAPLIYLWTAEEADEKRAWIVVYHGGVYAKPKAVGSPSFGFRAVRE from the coding sequence TTGCGCGCTACGAACTTTGTCGGTTGGCTTGGCGTGGCGCTTGTCACTCTTGCTGGCAGTTTCTGGGCTTTCTGGGGAATCATTGAAGCCTTTCACGAAGGCTGGTGCAAGCCACTGTTGTGGATGCGACTACTTCAGACAGCTGCCTATCTAAGTCCGGCAATGTTTTTCTGTGGATTCGCTGTAATCGGTATTCGTTGGCCTCGCGCGGGAGCTGCGTTATTTACATTGCTCGGAATTACTATTACGACCCTCATTGTGAACGATCAGTCGCGCATTTCACTTGCGATTGTGTTGTGTCTGACTGCCCTGCCGGTACTAGTGGGGTGCCTGTTTTTATGGGGTCGACCCAAACCCAAAAAAGCTGCCTATCTCGTCGCTTTGGGAATTCCGGTTCTGACACTGATCGTATCTGGTGCAGAGCCCGTGATCCGAGTGAGCACTCGTGTTGATGATGGCGATCGAGGTGAACGTTTTGTGAAGGGGCAGGGTGTGGCTTTGTTGTGGGCTCCAGCGGGACCCGGGTGGAGTCGAGAGGGAGGTGTGAGTTGGAGCGATGCTAAAGAGCGGGTACGATATTTAACGAAAGATGGGATGTCATTGGCAAAAGAACCTCAGGATCTCTGGCGACTTCCAACGCGCGAAGAAGTTGTTTGCTCTCTGACTCGGGGCAATCGTAACGCAGGCGGAACATGGGACAAAGCACTTGAGCAGCCTCGCTACGAACGCAAACCGGATAAGGAATCACCGTTGTGGGATTCCTTTGCACCACTGATTTATCTTTGGACGGCAGAGGAAGCAGACGAGAAACGGGCCTGGATTGTCGTGTATCATGGCGGCGTCTATGCGAAGCCCAAAGCCGTTGGTTCTCCCAGTTTTGGTTTTCGCGCCGTTCGCGAATAA
- a CDS encoding PVC-type heme-binding CxxCH protein, which yields MKYRCLVLIPALLLNVTFDISTLAAQTERDPKEAVTNLTVAPGLKATLFASEPSISSPSSMDVDSQGRVWICEIVNYRAKMRPIPTRKAGDRILVLEDTNKDGRADKTTVFYQGPELDGSQGICVLGNKVIVAAPPNVFLFTDDNNDGKADKKELLFKVTGGEHDHSAHAAIFGPDGKLYWNFGNSGKQVFDKNGKPILERNGKPVLDNGKPYWGGMVFRCNLDGSDFEVLGHNFRNNYEITVDSFGTLWQSDNDDDGNRGVRINYVMEYGNYGYLDQLTGARWKTPRTGMHEEIPLRHWHLRDPGVVPNLLQTGAGSPTGILVYEGSLLPEKYWGEVIHADAGPNVVRAYPVEKDGAGYQAEIANIITSEKDKWFRPSDVCIAPDGSLFVADWYDPGVGGHRIGDQKRGRIFRIAPPSANKYQFNKLDLSSVEGAIAGIKNPNLATRYLAWEKLHALQEQALPQLEELYQSDNQRFRARALWLLAGIKGKTEHYVSHALKDSNPDIRITGLRAARRYKLDVIPYVKQLVHDSSPQVRRECLIALHHNQSPQVAGLWVTLADQYDGKDRWYLEALGIGMDGQEQEFMSAWLKQAGDKWDTAVGRDLLWRSKIPLAVPYLVKIIENPKTKLDALPRYFRALDFIPGKEKNAAVAELALIKEPGDKKRETYIIAEAISRMPANVVMKDQKYQHALAQVIDSSRGTPEFTKLVEKFHASAYYPELIAIAGQSGKSQTAVDAIRAALSLKQKALIQKDLKKKGGSEKERHQKLDLIWALGTSGHKGANALLLNIIKDDQEPLVDRREAVRAIAKSRSGAHALLDLAEKANFHAQLKPTAAAAMSSTIMKDVKERAAKLFPAPPTKDNKPLPPINVLASMKGDILDGRVMFNTKGTCAKCHVINGMGKEVGPDLSEIGKKLSREALFESILYPSAGISHNYESYTIILASGNVVNGLMVNKTDDAITLKDAEAITRTFKMDDIEEIIPQKISLMPADLQKVLTQEELVNIVEYMTTLKKAKKVEKASR from the coding sequence ATGAAGTATCGTTGTCTTGTTCTCATACCAGCTCTGTTGCTCAACGTGACTTTCGATATCTCAACGCTGGCCGCACAGACGGAACGTGACCCTAAAGAGGCGGTGACCAATTTAACGGTGGCGCCCGGTTTAAAGGCAACTCTGTTTGCTTCGGAACCCAGTATCAGCAGTCCCTCCAGTATGGACGTCGATTCACAGGGCCGAGTCTGGATTTGCGAAATTGTTAACTACCGTGCGAAAATGCGTCCGATTCCGACGCGCAAAGCCGGCGATCGCATTCTGGTTCTGGAAGACACAAACAAAGATGGTCGGGCCGATAAAACGACGGTCTTTTATCAGGGACCTGAACTGGATGGTTCACAGGGAATCTGTGTCCTGGGAAACAAGGTGATTGTCGCTGCTCCGCCAAATGTGTTTCTCTTTACTGATGACAACAACGATGGCAAAGCAGACAAGAAAGAACTGCTCTTCAAAGTAACTGGTGGCGAGCATGACCATTCAGCACATGCTGCGATCTTTGGTCCTGATGGCAAACTATACTGGAACTTTGGAAATTCGGGCAAACAAGTCTTCGACAAAAATGGTAAACCGATTCTCGAAAGAAATGGTAAACCAGTACTCGATAATGGCAAGCCGTATTGGGGTGGAATGGTCTTCCGCTGTAATCTGGACGGAAGCGACTTTGAAGTCTTGGGACACAATTTTCGAAACAACTATGAAATTACCGTCGACTCGTTTGGTACACTCTGGCAATCGGATAATGATGATGATGGTAACCGCGGTGTGCGCATCAATTATGTGATGGAATATGGCAACTACGGTTACCTGGATCAATTGACGGGAGCACGCTGGAAGACACCGCGTACCGGCATGCACGAAGAAATTCCACTCAGGCACTGGCATCTCAGAGATCCGGGTGTCGTACCGAACTTGCTCCAGACCGGTGCCGGTTCTCCTACGGGAATTCTGGTTTATGAAGGTTCGTTGTTACCTGAAAAATATTGGGGTGAAGTGATTCACGCTGATGCCGGTCCGAATGTGGTTCGTGCTTACCCTGTTGAGAAGGACGGGGCAGGGTATCAGGCTGAAATTGCGAATATCATCACGAGCGAAAAAGATAAATGGTTTCGTCCGTCTGACGTCTGTATCGCCCCTGATGGTTCTTTGTTTGTGGCTGACTGGTATGACCCCGGAGTTGGCGGTCACCGTATTGGTGATCAGAAACGGGGACGTATTTTCCGTATCGCACCACCCAGTGCGAACAAGTATCAGTTCAATAAACTCGATCTGAGTTCAGTGGAAGGAGCCATAGCCGGAATCAAAAATCCTAATCTGGCAACACGTTATTTAGCATGGGAAAAACTGCATGCCCTGCAGGAACAGGCACTTCCTCAGTTAGAAGAATTATATCAATCTGACAACCAGAGGTTCCGCGCTCGCGCCCTCTGGCTGTTGGCAGGCATCAAGGGTAAGACAGAGCACTATGTCTCACACGCCCTCAAAGATTCCAACCCCGATATTCGCATCACCGGCTTGCGTGCCGCACGTCGTTATAAGTTGGATGTCATTCCTTATGTAAAACAGTTGGTACACGATTCCTCACCGCAGGTCCGACGTGAATGTTTGATTGCCTTACATCACAATCAGTCACCACAAGTGGCCGGGCTGTGGGTGACGCTGGCTGATCAATACGATGGTAAAGATCGCTGGTATCTGGAAGCGCTGGGCATTGGCATGGATGGGCAGGAACAAGAATTTATGTCGGCCTGGCTCAAGCAAGCAGGTGACAAATGGGATACTGCCGTCGGTCGTGATCTCCTCTGGCGATCTAAAATTCCACTGGCGGTTCCTTATCTGGTAAAAATCATTGAAAATCCTAAAACAAAACTGGATGCACTGCCGCGCTATTTCCGTGCTTTAGATTTCATTCCCGGCAAGGAAAAAAATGCTGCGGTTGCAGAATTGGCTTTGATCAAAGAGCCGGGAGATAAAAAGCGCGAAACCTACATTATTGCAGAAGCCATTTCGCGGATGCCTGCGAATGTCGTCATGAAAGATCAAAAATATCAGCATGCACTCGCGCAAGTCATCGATAGTAGTCGGGGTACTCCAGAGTTCACGAAGCTTGTCGAAAAATTTCACGCTTCTGCCTACTACCCTGAGTTGATTGCCATCGCTGGTCAATCGGGTAAATCGCAGACTGCCGTTGATGCGATCCGCGCGGCCTTAAGTTTGAAACAAAAAGCATTGATTCAGAAAGACTTGAAAAAGAAAGGTGGTTCTGAGAAAGAACGACATCAGAAACTCGATTTGATTTGGGCACTGGGCACTTCCGGTCACAAGGGAGCCAACGCACTCCTGCTCAATATCATTAAGGATGATCAGGAACCCTTGGTCGATCGACGTGAAGCGGTTCGGGCCATCGCCAAATCTCGATCCGGCGCGCACGCGTTGTTAGATCTTGCGGAAAAAGCAAATTTCCATGCGCAGCTGAAACCGACAGCCGCAGCCGCTATGTCGTCAACCATCATGAAAGATGTGAAGGAGCGGGCAGCCAAACTATTCCCAGCGCCTCCAACCAAAGACAACAAGCCCCTGCCTCCGATTAACGTCTTGGCCAGTATGAAAGGGGATATCCTCGATGGTCGTGTCATGTTTAACACCAAAGGGACATGCGCCAAATGCCATGTGATCAATGGCATGGGAAAAGAGGTCGGGCCGGATCTGTCAGAAATTGGTAAAAAACTGAGCCGCGAAGCACTGTTTGAGTCAATTCTCTACCCCAGTGCCGGCATCAGTCATAACTATGAATCGTACACGATCATTTTAGCTTCGGGGAATGTCGTGAACGGTCTCATGGTCAACAAAACCGATGATGCAATTACCCTGAAAGATGCTGAAGCCATTACACGAACCTTCAAGATGGATGACATCGAAGAAATCATTCCTCAAAAGATCTCATTGATGCCAGCCGACTTACAAAAAGTGTTGACGCAAGAGGAACTCGTCAACATCGTCGAGTACATGACCACACTCAAAAAAGCCAAGAAAGTAGAAAAGGCGAGCCGGTAA
- a CDS encoding DUF1080 domain-containing protein, translating into MTSPRLLHIQTSFFLSLFCLSFFLTSQTTEAGDKGFKPIFDGKTLKNWDGDPRFWSVEDGAITGRTTKENPTKGNTFIIWRGGKPADFELKLQYKIIDGNSGIQYRSFSVPGADKWRVGGYQADFEAGDKYSGILYGERFRGILGLRGEKTVIGKNHKPKVVGSVGDTNEIQKKIKKEDWNDYHIIARGNHFVHKINGVTTVDVTDNDVEKRRADGIIALQLHQGPPMVVQFRDIQLKELPKASKTSSTEGAKKKVVLIAGKKSHGYGSHEHRAGCLILADALNNSGLGIETTVVTEGWPQDSSVLQDADSIVIYCDGGTRHPYNQHLEELNKLAEQGVGMVNIHYGVEVPKGDSGDAFLRWIGGYFEAWWSVNPHWTADYKSLPDHPISNGVEPFAINDEWYYHMRFQPEMKNVQPILTAVPPKSTLSRPDGAHSGNPAVRKTVGQPQHMAWAYERPNGGRGFGFTGGHFHWNWGHNDFRKLVLNAIAWSANVDVPPQGITSKPLTVEDLEANQDYPKSNKHNSARIKALLAEWNQ; encoded by the coding sequence ATGACATCACCGCGCTTGCTCCACATTCAAACCTCATTTTTTTTGTCTCTGTTCTGTCTCAGTTTCTTTTTAACTTCTCAAACAACAGAAGCAGGTGACAAAGGGTTTAAGCCAATTTTTGATGGTAAGACACTCAAAAACTGGGACGGTGATCCTCGTTTCTGGTCGGTAGAAGACGGCGCCATCACGGGCAGAACCACTAAAGAAAATCCGACCAAAGGCAATACGTTTATTATCTGGCGAGGAGGAAAACCCGCCGATTTTGAGTTGAAGCTGCAATATAAAATCATCGATGGCAATTCAGGAATCCAATATCGCAGCTTCTCGGTTCCTGGTGCCGACAAATGGCGTGTGGGTGGTTACCAGGCTGACTTCGAAGCCGGCGATAAATATTCAGGCATTTTATATGGTGAAAGATTTCGTGGAATTTTAGGATTACGCGGAGAGAAAACTGTCATTGGCAAGAATCACAAACCCAAGGTGGTTGGTTCAGTCGGTGATACAAATGAGATCCAGAAAAAAATCAAAAAGGAAGATTGGAACGACTATCATATTATCGCCCGTGGAAATCACTTCGTTCATAAAATCAATGGCGTGACAACCGTTGATGTTACCGATAACGATGTGGAAAAACGCAGAGCTGATGGGATTATCGCACTGCAACTTCATCAGGGACCGCCGATGGTAGTGCAGTTTCGCGACATTCAACTAAAAGAACTCCCGAAAGCAAGCAAAACCTCTTCGACCGAAGGCGCTAAAAAAAAAGTAGTCCTGATCGCCGGTAAGAAGAGTCATGGCTATGGTTCACACGAACATCGAGCCGGTTGTCTCATTCTGGCGGACGCATTGAATAACAGTGGTCTGGGCATTGAAACCACTGTGGTGACAGAGGGCTGGCCACAGGATTCCAGTGTGCTGCAGGATGCAGATTCGATTGTTATCTATTGTGATGGGGGAACACGTCATCCTTATAATCAGCACCTGGAAGAATTAAACAAGCTGGCCGAGCAGGGCGTCGGTATGGTTAATATCCATTACGGAGTTGAAGTGCCCAAGGGAGATTCAGGCGACGCGTTTTTGCGGTGGATCGGTGGTTATTTTGAAGCTTGGTGGTCTGTGAATCCCCATTGGACCGCCGATTACAAAAGTCTGCCCGATCATCCGATCTCTAATGGGGTTGAGCCGTTTGCCATCAACGATGAATGGTATTATCACATGCGTTTTCAGCCTGAAATGAAAAACGTACAACCCATTTTGACGGCTGTGCCTCCCAAATCAACACTCAGCCGTCCCGATGGTGCTCATAGTGGAAATCCCGCTGTGCGTAAAACCGTGGGGCAGCCACAACATATGGCGTGGGCTTATGAACGTCCCAATGGCGGGCGTGGTTTTGGTTTCACTGGTGGTCACTTTCACTGGAACTGGGGACATAATGACTTTCGCAAGCTGGTATTGAATGCCATTGCCTGGTCTGCGAATGTAGATGTACCCCCGCAAGGAATAACATCAAAACCATTAACCGTTGAGGATCTCGAAGCCAACCAGGACTATCCCAAATCGAATAAACACAATTCCGCCCGTATCAAAGCATTGCTGGCAGAGTGGAATCAATAA
- a CDS encoding 6-phosphofructokinase: MKVGILTGGGDCPGLNPVIRGAVRVICNAGGEVYGLLEGWRGAIEGNYIELTSENTDDIIFKGGTILGSSRTNPYKNAEVDVPKVRATLENLGLDCLIAIGGDDTLGVASKLWSEHKLPVIGCPKTIDNDLSSTDVTFGFDTSINIVMEAVDRLRTTAESHRRVMVVETMGRHAGWIALFSGLATAADYTLVPEVEIDMDRMIEVLKRRRANGKMYGIVIVSEGAQFSAEEGVTTQDGEVDDFGHVKLGGIGETVAKLIEERTGFETRHVTLGHLQRGGSPSAYDRVLGTRCGVHAGWLALKHHFGYMVALRGTQVVPVALADAVGEMRALEPNFLEEAEVFLQ; the protein is encoded by the coding sequence ATGAAAGTAGGTATTTTAACAGGTGGCGGAGACTGTCCCGGATTGAATCCCGTGATCCGTGGCGCGGTACGCGTAATCTGCAATGCAGGTGGCGAAGTGTACGGCTTACTGGAAGGCTGGCGGGGTGCCATTGAAGGAAACTACATTGAACTCACTTCAGAAAATACAGATGACATCATCTTCAAAGGGGGAACAATTCTGGGGTCCTCCCGAACCAATCCTTACAAAAATGCGGAAGTTGATGTTCCCAAAGTGAGAGCGACTCTTGAGAACCTGGGACTCGATTGTCTGATTGCCATCGGGGGCGATGACACGTTGGGTGTCGCCAGCAAGCTTTGGAGTGAACACAAACTGCCCGTGATTGGTTGTCCGAAGACCATTGATAACGACCTCAGTTCAACCGATGTGACGTTCGGTTTTGATACTTCGATCAATATTGTGATGGAAGCAGTTGACCGTTTGCGTACAACTGCAGAATCACATCGACGTGTCATGGTGGTAGAAACCATGGGACGCCATGCCGGCTGGATCGCTCTGTTCTCTGGCTTGGCAACAGCTGCTGACTATACTCTGGTCCCGGAAGTCGAAATCGACATGGACCGTATGATTGAAGTCTTGAAAAGACGTCGTGCCAACGGAAAAATGTATGGTATTGTGATTGTAAGCGAAGGTGCACAGTTCAGTGCCGAAGAAGGTGTCACCACACAGGATGGTGAAGTCGATGATTTCGGTCATGTGAAACTGGGAGGTATCGGCGAAACCGTTGCCAAGCTGATTGAAGAACGGACCGGCTTCGAAACCCGTCATGTGACACTGGGACACCTGCAACGTGGTGGTTCACCCAGTGCCTATGACCGTGTGCTCGGAACACGCTGTGGTGTTCACGCTGGCTGGCTGGCATTGAAGCATCATTTCGGTTACATGGTTGCTTTGCGTGGAACTCAGGTTGTCCCCGTTGCACTGGCAGACGCAGTCGGCGAAATGCGCGCTCTGGAACCGAATTTCCTCGAAGAAGCAGAAGTCTTCCTGCAATAA
- the accC gene encoding acetyl-CoA carboxylase biotin carboxylase subunit, giving the protein MFQRILVANRGEIALRVIRACREMGIETVAVFSEADRGAHYLSLADEAICIGPPAATDSYLMINRIISAAEIGNVQAIHPGYGFLAENAHFAEVCRSCNIEFIGPPHEAMAKLGDKVSAREIAKAANVHLSPGTEGLVTDETEALQVAQEIGYPVLIKATAGGGGKGMRVARNDISLKAGLKAAAAEAEAAFKNGGVYIEKYIENPRHVEVQIMADNHGNVVHIWERDCSLQRRHQKLVEESPAPNLPHSVREDICKAACRLIESAGYTNAGTVEFLVGPDNQFYFIEVNARIQVEHPVSELISGVDLIQQQIRVAAGEKLDLKQKNISCNGSAIELRINAEDPDNDFRGSPGKITKLRVPAGPGVRFDSHIYEGYTVGPYYDSLVGKLIVHRPTREESLACMRRCLDEFVIEGIKTTIPLAKKIFNHSAFIEGKVDTTFIERTW; this is encoded by the coding sequence ATGTTTCAAAGAATACTGGTAGCCAACCGAGGAGAGATCGCACTCAGAGTCATTCGTGCCTGTCGAGAGATGGGCATTGAGACAGTCGCGGTTTTTAGTGAAGCAGATCGGGGTGCCCACTATCTTTCCCTGGCGGATGAAGCGATTTGCATAGGCCCTCCTGCCGCAACAGACAGTTACCTGATGATCAATCGAATTATCAGTGCTGCTGAAATTGGTAATGTTCAGGCAATTCATCCCGGTTATGGATTTTTGGCAGAGAATGCGCACTTTGCCGAAGTCTGTCGTAGTTGCAATATCGAATTTATCGGCCCGCCTCATGAAGCCATGGCGAAGCTGGGAGATAAAGTTTCTGCGCGGGAGATTGCAAAAGCGGCCAACGTGCATTTATCGCCGGGTACAGAAGGGCTGGTGACTGATGAAACCGAAGCGCTTCAAGTCGCTCAAGAGATCGGCTACCCTGTGTTGATCAAAGCGACTGCCGGTGGTGGCGGTAAAGGGATGCGAGTGGCCCGCAATGATATTTCTCTCAAAGCGGGTTTGAAAGCGGCGGCAGCAGAAGCAGAAGCGGCTTTCAAAAATGGTGGCGTTTACATCGAAAAATACATTGAGAACCCCAGGCACGTCGAAGTACAAATTATGGCGGATAACCATGGGAATGTCGTCCACATCTGGGAGCGTGATTGCAGTTTGCAACGACGTCACCAAAAGCTGGTAGAAGAGAGCCCCGCTCCCAACTTGCCGCATTCCGTGCGTGAAGACATTTGTAAAGCCGCCTGCCGTTTGATTGAGTCAGCCGGATATACCAATGCGGGTACTGTTGAGTTTCTCGTTGGTCCTGATAATCAGTTTTATTTTATTGAAGTCAATGCCCGGATTCAGGTTGAGCATCCAGTCAGTGAATTGATTTCTGGTGTCGACTTAATTCAACAGCAGATTCGTGTTGCCGCCGGCGAAAAACTCGATCTCAAACAGAAGAACATTTCATGTAATGGTTCGGCCATTGAATTGCGTATTAATGCAGAAGATCCTGATAATGATTTTCGCGGGTCACCCGGAAAAATTACAAAGCTGCGAGTGCCGGCTGGGCCAGGTGTCCGGTTTGACTCACATATTTATGAGGGGTACACTGTCGGCCCTTATTATGATTCTCTGGTTGGAAAGCTCATTGTACATCGACCGACTCGCGAAGAGTCTTTAGCGTGTATGAGGCGTTGTCTGGATGAGTTCGTCATTGAAGGAATCAAAACGACGATCCCCCTGGCGAAAAAAATCTTTAATCACTCGGCCTTTATTGAAGGTAAAGTCGATACCACGTTTATCGAACGTACCTGGTAA
- the accB gene encoding acetyl-CoA carboxylase biotin carboxyl carrier protein encodes MAKNEVPKGEPFDLEKLQTLFEMMEKHGLTEVNLKRGDENWKLRRGPQETISMVPAAAMPHQIPQQPIAAPAPAAPPTPQAQPQPQEATPSAESGPVIKSPTVGTFYASPTPDDPAFVSIGSKVNAETIVCIVEAMKVFNQIPAEMNGTITEILVKDGEAVEFGQPLFRVSQG; translated from the coding sequence ATGGCAAAAAATGAGGTCCCGAAAGGCGAACCTTTCGATTTAGAAAAACTTCAAACACTGTTTGAAATGATGGAAAAGCATGGGCTGACTGAAGTCAATCTCAAGCGGGGCGATGAAAACTGGAAACTACGTCGCGGTCCGCAGGAGACAATTTCAATGGTTCCTGCCGCAGCAATGCCGCATCAGATTCCTCAACAACCAATTGCGGCACCCGCACCGGCTGCTCCCCCAACTCCACAGGCTCAACCTCAGCCACAGGAAGCAACTCCTTCTGCTGAGTCAGGACCTGTTATTAAGAGTCCGACCGTGGGAACATTCTATGCATCGCCCACTCCCGATGATCCCGCCTTTGTAAGCATTGGATCAAAGGTAAACGCAGAGACGATTGTTTGTATCGTAGAAGCGATGAAAGTGTTTAATCAAATTCCAGCAGAGATGAATGGGACCATTACCGAGATTTTGGTGAAGGATGGGGAAGCCGTCGAATTCGGCCAGCCTCTATTCCGAGTCTCTCAAGGCTGA
- a CDS encoding GntR family transcriptional regulator, with product MLNQQSPPSNTEIPLRKIQKQLISDDVEKQLREAILSGTLSPGAALAEAQVATQLGVSRASVRKAKFQLAGEGLLEFDDRGTAIVRKLTLADAHEILEFRQALELAAIRLACLRLTEEAVAAIEENIRQTEQESDLLKLTHLDIAFHEEIIRAACNSRLMAAWHTLRPQLELWLAGMHRRHSAITAQTSEVTTNGHRLLLAALQSSDPDHAEQVMRQHTSGLQAYFSLDSETEDEFMQTDAEKEGLPC from the coding sequence ATGCTAAATCAACAATCCCCCCCATCAAATACCGAAATCCCCCTTCGCAAGATCCAAAAACAGTTGATTAGCGACGATGTCGAAAAGCAGCTGCGAGAGGCGATCTTGTCAGGCACATTATCGCCAGGAGCGGCACTGGCTGAGGCACAAGTGGCAACACAACTTGGCGTCAGTCGTGCCTCTGTGCGTAAGGCAAAATTCCAATTAGCAGGTGAAGGGCTGCTTGAATTCGACGACCGAGGTACGGCCATTGTTCGGAAGCTGACCCTGGCCGATGCGCATGAAATTCTCGAATTTCGACAAGCACTCGAATTGGCTGCAATCAGATTGGCTTGTCTGCGTCTCACAGAAGAAGCTGTTGCCGCCATAGAAGAGAACATTCGTCAAACCGAGCAAGAGAGCGACTTATTGAAACTGACACATCTCGACATTGCCTTTCATGAAGAGATCATCCGGGCTGCTTGCAATTCCCGTTTGATGGCAGCCTGGCATACACTACGCCCGCAACTGGAGCTATGGCTCGCAGGCATGCATCGTCGACACAGCGCCATCACTGCCCAGACATCTGAAGTAACGACCAATGGTCACCGACTACTGCTTGCTGCCTTACAATCTAGTGACCCTGACCATGCGGAACAGGTGATGCGCCAGCATACCAGCGGGCTGCAAGCATACTTTTCACTAGACTCGGAAACGGAAGATGAATTCATGCAGACAGACGCTGAGAAAGAAGGGTTGCCATGCTGA